In Myxococcus stipitatus, the following are encoded in one genomic region:
- a CDS encoding N-acetylmuramoyl-L-alanine amidase family protein → MPESTRAWGLGLVVLLVAPGCLRASTEVDSAPTAKAPPEVTRPPLAALDPPRAPPKWPASGAPLTFNPARFPSGFARQRVYLDAGHGAEGNTGNRSVTCEDEEAFTLRVAEDLARRLESTGHFEVQISRKAGQRVAYANRLTAAEKWGAHVLVSLHSDARGTPRLWSPSEGLECNRQDETPGFSVLWSEEAELPLQTRRADLARALARNLSQVGFPPYDGIDYTGLYAADSAQAGVFVAREPTHRRIFVLRKPSIPSVIIETHHALDFEEAARWREERTLEAFGAAVTQGLVDALTPRPPQQVASEANSAAVP, encoded by the coding sequence ATGCCTGAATCCACGCGAGCTTGGGGACTGGGACTTGTCGTCCTGCTTGTGGCGCCGGGCTGCCTGCGCGCCTCGACGGAGGTGGACTCCGCGCCCACGGCGAAGGCGCCCCCAGAGGTCACGCGTCCGCCGTTGGCGGCCCTCGATCCTCCCCGGGCGCCTCCCAAATGGCCGGCCTCCGGTGCGCCGTTGACCTTCAACCCGGCGCGCTTTCCCTCCGGGTTCGCCAGGCAGCGTGTGTACCTGGACGCGGGACATGGGGCGGAGGGGAACACGGGCAATCGCTCCGTGACCTGTGAGGACGAGGAGGCCTTCACGCTGCGCGTCGCCGAGGACCTGGCACGGCGGCTGGAGTCCACCGGACATTTCGAGGTGCAGATCAGCCGCAAGGCAGGTCAGCGGGTGGCCTATGCCAACCGTCTCACCGCGGCCGAGAAGTGGGGCGCGCATGTGCTGGTGAGCCTGCACTCGGATGCGCGGGGAACGCCGAGGCTCTGGTCTCCCAGCGAGGGGCTCGAGTGCAACCGGCAGGATGAGACACCGGGATTCAGCGTGCTCTGGTCAGAGGAAGCCGAGCTCCCACTCCAGACTCGGCGCGCCGACCTGGCACGAGCACTGGCCCGGAACCTGTCTCAGGTTGGCTTTCCACCCTACGACGGCATCGACTACACGGGGCTCTATGCCGCCGACTCGGCACAGGCCGGGGTCTTCGTGGCGAGAGAGCCCACACACCGGCGCATCTTCGTGCTGCGCAAGCCGTCCATCCCCTCCGTCATCATCGAGACGCACCATGCGCTCGACTTCGAGGAGGCCGCGCGGTGGCGCGAGGAGCGCACACTGGAGGCCTTCGGCGCGGCCGTGACACAGGGTCTGGTGGATGCCTTGACACCTCGGCCCCCGCAGCAAGTCGCTTCGGAGGCGAACTCGGCCGCCGTGCCGTGA